CGCACACCATAGGACACGTTCACCTCCACCACCAGCATTACAGTACGGGTGGAAAATGCCAACATGTAATCTTTTTTCCGACGATGAGCTGTGTAGCTTCTGCTTATGGTGAGTAATCCATTGCCGAAGTCCAAAGAAAATTGCACAGACTATGCCTAATAGCCATATCAACAGCCAGCATCTACAGCAACAAAACGATAATCTTAAAATCGGTCAATCAAAATCGTTTTTATCCTTACATGAAAACAATCAACATCTCGGTTTGTTGATAAGCAAGCAGTGTGACCgctttttaacttttaaaatataccattcagCTTCAAGAAAGATACCGAACAACATCTAGCTGGTTGAAGTAGTGATGAGTAATTTTCAAGAATTCATTTGAAAAGCCGAAACGATAcctatttaattttcttaaataaaatatgcaattatcGATAGTcgaatatttacaaatatattacaaacatatgccattttattatttttgctgtgTTCTATCAgatatttgtttttctgtattgtaataaaagcatttttgatggaataaataataataattaattgaatgcaCTTACGCTGATTCGACGCGATGTTTCTTGGGAGGGccctttttaatattttggtatttttaccatcactaaaatttataaacatttggACAATAACAGCCCAGATATGGATTACGTTCGTTCTATTTTGGATTGTTTAGCTTCGCTATGCAGTTGCTGGCAATGCACAGATGACTTGGGGACTCAAGTAAGTAATTCTGTACTTTGCATTGAATGTTAATtgattatatttgtaataggGAATAGAACCAAGCGAAAGAACACATCTTCTGGCAGACTCAGTTAATCAAAGTCCAGCACTACGGAGGAGTAATTCAGCTGACTTAAGTAATGATTATTCCCAATCGTTGCCAAAGAAGGACGATCAAAATGCATTGTCTAGATTGGTGCAAAACACCGCCATGTACGTATTATTATCTTTGATTTACAATTAGTACAATACTAATATTATGTACCTTAGAAATATGATCAATGTGGGTGCTATGGACTCCCACACCTTAGAGCATCAAGAGTATACGGATAGAATAAAATTGTACTCCCAACGGCTTCAGCAACAGTGGAATAATGTACAACATCCCAGCGTGGTAATGAAAGGTATGTGCGTCTTATTATCAGCTGTATTGcatacaaacaaattacatacatacaacatacatatgtgcatacAGAAGCAGCAACTATTCCAGTCACACACGCCCTCCGTTAAAAgtcataaatatacataaatatacatacaaataaatgtatgtatttttaggCTGTCAGAAGAATAATATTCAGCTGATAGGACCACTGCATATGATTCATATTTTCTTTGCCATTGTAATCATATCATTAGCCTAAGTTTCTGAAATCTATTAAGGTCAAATGCTCCCAAATGTCGTACTTTCCTAAtgcaatacatatgtatgatatatgactataatataatatattttattttttaggccTCTTGAAAGATGTTCCCAATCATCAGTCGTGCGTATCAAAGCCCATTTACTCTGATGATACAGCCCAGGTTAGTGAAAATCAATTCACATATAATAATTgccaataatatatttgtttaatttattttgtaatttgttgtcTATTCAATATACTTTTCAGATGAAAATGTTTATGGAAAAATCGCATGCTGGAGTTTCAGGGATACAGATTGATCACAGggaagctgttgttgttccatTTCATATTCCGTAAAAAGCCATAGCAACatataatgttaaatatacaaatataaatataattattacacCATCAAATTTGATTGTGATAAAATCATTGCTATACACATTAAACTGTATTATACTACTTCAAACTACGACCGAAGCAGTTGTCTGAAGAAAAGGTctaacatttaaaaatcaaaataaactgATTCGTATAATTTGTGTAAATTGTGAGCGGTTtgttaaaatgaataataaaaaaaaatttctaatTGTCAGGGTTACGTTTTATACAaagttatattattaaaaattggaaTATAAGTTGAATAGAGGATTGGAAGTACCAGATTTAAATGACATTAATTTTTCAGATCGAGAATGCTTTGAGAAATCACTGTTATGATGAATTGAACtaaaacaattatattaattgcccaaaatttctgttttctgcTTACTGATAcacaagaatatattttttttaatgccttTCGACGTAAATCATAAGTTATGGATATCTACTTCAAAAGAGATTGGCCAGCTTTTGAAAAAGCAAATGCGCCTTAAAACAATCGAACCTCCTGAAGAGAAGGCTCTATCATTTAAGATACTTTGCGAACTTTATGTGCTGTATGTGGAACTGGTAAACAAATTaacgtttatttatttcaacacaTTTCAAGTGCAAAAACGCGCTATCGTTCGGACTCTAGTTGAAAATGCAACACAACAGCTAATGTTACTTAAAGAGGAATTAAAGGAAATTGAATTAAGCGAATATGTGTATATGGACAAAGTTTTGATTTCAAGAAAACTGACTCCACGAGATTTGATGATTTGGAGGTCTCCACAATTTCTGTATCGTCGTCCCttagatatacaaaatatcaTATCAAAGAATAAGATATACATGAATGATGAAGAAAAAGAAGCAAGTGCTGCAGAAGATTGGGTTAAAGTTACAGAAGCTGTAGAGCTTATTCAAGCACATGAAAGAGCTCGTCGAGCACGAATATATAAGgcgaatataaaatatgataaaaagaaatatttggaAGTgaagcaaagaaagaaaattaattatatgtttACCTTTAAGCCAAATCAAGCCATGAGTATACCAGTAAAAAG
This is a stretch of genomic DNA from Drosophila albomicans strain 15112-1751.03 chromosome 3, ASM965048v2, whole genome shotgun sequence. It encodes these proteins:
- the LOC117570192 gene encoding uncharacterized protein LOC117570192, whose protein sequence is MDYVRSILDCLASLCSCWQCTDDLGTQGIEPSERTHLLADSVNQSPALRRSNSADLSNDYSQSLPKKDDQNALSRLVQNTAINMINVGAMDSHTLEHQEYTDRIKLYSQRLQQQWNNVQHPSVVMKGLLKDVPNHQSCVSKPIYSDDTAQMKMFMEKSHAGVSGIQIDHREAVVVPFHIP